The following nucleotide sequence is from Moorella sp. E308F.
TAAAATATGCTTCCTCTTTTAAGGTATCTCCTGATAAAACTCAACTGGCGCTAATAGGTAAAACCAGCAACAATGATAGAGTTATAAAGGTCATAGATCTTAACACCCGCCAAGTTATCGCCACTCAAATTTATCCTTTTAAGGAGCCGGTAAACACTGGTCCGCTGACCAACCGGATAGCATGGGGGCTAACAAATACCATCTACTATGATGTGGATATTGAAGGCAAGTATCGAGTCTATCACTTACGTAGCGGTGTTCCATCCCTACTTTTTGAAAATGCCAAGCTGATTAACACTTCACCTGATGGGAGATACCTAGCCGTGATTAAAGGATTAACCAAAGAAGAACAACCTTTCACCCTTATCTACGACCTGCAGGACAAAACCGTGAAAGGCGAAATTTCTCGAAGCAGGCGCATCTCTTGGCTTACAGACAAGGAGTTTATTGCGGTTGATCTTTCAGGCACGAGCTCTCAAGCAGAAGTATATACGATTAAAGGCGAAAAGTTGCTGAAGCGCGATACTTTTAACCTACCGGAGGGTATTTTCATAGGAGCTAAATTAGAAGAAGATGCAGTGGTCTTGAACTCTGTCTCCACAAGCGCAGATGGCAAAGTACAAATGATCAAAGAAAGACGGAACTGGAAACCATGAATACAGCTACCCCATTGGTGTAAAGTGCGGCACAGTAAGTACAGATTTAAGGCTTTTAGGGCAATTGGAAAAAGCGGTAGAAGAAAAGGGTGGTGCTTCCGAAACAAGTATGATTTTCCGGCGGTTGAAGCTTTGTCCCTCAAGGTCTCTTGGTCTTGAGGGGGAGGGGGAAATCAAAAATGATTACAGGCTTTAGCCCGCAAGCATTTGCCAAGTTTTGCTTCGGAAGCACCGAAAAGGGTTATACAGGGGAAGTACAATATGAAAGGGTAATTAAATAGGCAAGCACAGAAGGGGAATGAAATATTTACGGCCCGGACATCTTCCGGGCCGCCCATTTTATTTTCTCACGAAAGCAAGCGAAGCCAACTTTTCCATTTCTTGCACAGGCAATATGCAGAAATTACTGCGTTCCCCCATCGCCCGCAGGGCCGCATCGCCGCCCAGATCTAGGCCGAATATTTTTTCTCCGCTGGATAGATTATATTCGTATAGAAAACCCGCTTCCACCAAAAAGTTTAACACGAAATCAGCCTCACCTGTTGCCAAGCCTTTAGTAGTAAAAAATTCCATAGCTGTTTGCCTATAACAAAATTTACACTGGTTAAGCCACGACAAAAATTCTAGAATTACGTCTTGCATCCCTCCGAACATACGTTCCAATAGCATTAACTTTAACGTTAGAGGATCGATTGGCCCAGCCTTTGTCCTACGCACGCTTACTTTCTCAAACTTACGGCCGATTTGGAGGAGTATATCACGCATTTTTTCAAATGTGGCCCCGGCCCCATTCCCATTCGCCATCCTCACTCCACCCCCTCTCCCAAAACGCCTCTAAATCCAAAAATTTTGGCCTACAAGCGGCCTTTCTGGCGGGGGTACGTAGGGAAGAATATCCACCGCCCAAAACCCCCGCCAGAAAGGCCAAAATTTTGCGTTTGCGTAAATTTAACGTCATGCAGTTATAATTGCATAACTTTATAACGTTACTACTGCACCACGTGCGTTTTCAATAAGTCATACATGGTACAGGTTATTTCAACCCCGAAATCGAAGCCATCACAAACTCCCGTCCTGCCGCCCTGATTTGAAGTTAGCCGGGCCACGTAAAGGCCCTCTTTGGTATTTTCGTCGCTGTAAATATAACGCTGCCAACCGTCGGTTGTCGTATCTCGAAGTGGGAATTCCCACACCGATCTTTCCACATACCAGTCACCATCTTGGTAGACTTCACGGCTGGTGCGCTCTAAGATCGTCACCTTTCCGTCCGGCCACTGAACCCGCATCTCGGTCGGGCCGTTGTAGGTTCCTCCGAAGGGCGTGGCAGGCGGGCAGCACGGGCTTTGAGGAACTTTGCTCTCCCAATCAGTACGATATTCGGTTACTACCTTCATGGTCATGTAGAACCCGGCCAGGGTCTTAGCATTTTCATTTCGTATATGAAAGTCGGTCGTCTCCAGGGCGCTCCGCCAGCTCGCCGAAAGTACGGCGTCAACGATCCGGAACTGCTCTTGGTAAGTTACCGTCTTGCTGGCGGGCTTCCAGCAACCATGCCAGTGACAGCCATCATCGGTACAATGCCTCCAGCAGTGGGGCTCCCAATACTGCCAGTTGTAGGTAACTTGCCAACTGCCGTTAGTGTTTTGGCAGAGGGGATATATTACAGGAGGTGGGTTAACCTCCAGAGAGGTAGTCTTCTTGTTGTCTGCGTAAGTAGTTTCGGCAATATTTCTATCAGGGTTAATTTCGGCCTCCAGGGTATAATTACCTGCGTTCGGAGGAACCCAAGTAAAAACGTAATCCCTTGCCTCATAAGCTGGTAATGTTACAGGTTGCCGGGCTATTTCATTTCCGTTGGCCCTTACAACTAAAGTGGTGTTTATACTTTTATTAGAGTAGTTCTGCGCTCCTACCGTGATCGCTACCGAAGAATTCTGTTGGGCAGGTGAAGGCTGAACGTTGATATAGTTTACGGCCAGA
It contains:
- a CDS encoding CARDB domain-containing protein, which produces MAYFDIWKHANGVWQDTNGDTYPDAPWGVGVQWGITYHLPDWLVKDYHITRIETKKYITEQDFLDPLTRGWPKDRYTLYSRFEGDYLVYLSQQYGVSSSDRPDANGNIELVYALVLAPKERAQNIKESWQGPNVEGWRWYIPWTITVYGYRKANVTVQKVEVTDQNGTPVAEATRGSTPVVHQPVKAGVPYNVKVTLTTSELPGAQLINLDVRGTEAELGGNHPVEIGSGIIPSMMFPDQKDVTFQWTPLTNENKTLTVYYNGAENDPNGDLNSDKSDDWLSIDFVLDQVNLAVNYINVQPSPAQQNSSVAITVGAQNYSNKSINTTLVVRANGNEIARQPVTLPAYEARDYVFTWVPPNAGNYTLEAEINPDRNIAETTYADNKKTTSLEVNPPPVIYPLCQNTNGSWQVTYNWQYWEPHCWRHCTDDGCHWHGCWKPASKTVTYQEQFRIVDAVLSASWRSALETTDFHIRNENAKTLAGFYMTMKVVTEYRTDWESKVPQSPCCPPATPFGGTYNGPTEMRVQWPDGKVTILERTSREVYQDGDWYVERSVWEFPLRDTTTDGWQRYIYSDENTKEGLYVARLTSNQGGRTGVCDGFDFGVEITCTMYDLLKTHVVQ